In Myxococcus stipitatus, the following are encoded in one genomic region:
- a CDS encoding trypsin-like peptidase domain-containing protein, protein MNRSSIQFRRALSTALLLFVPSIAGAEAPARTTPSAQGQSGTLQPATREAQALPSLAPLVDSVKTAVVNVDVQARGGGGGRGSEDNPLFDRFFGGGRKEQLRQGAGSGFIIEPAGIVLTNNHVVEDAVSITVRLDDGRSFSASVVGRDPLTDVALVKIKEKVEGLPTVKLGDSDALRVGDWVVAIGNPFGLASSVSLGIVSARARDIGAGPYDEFLQTDAAINPGNSGGPLFNMKGEVVGINTAIVGGGTGIGFAVPSNLVKALLPQLEKEGSVTRAWLGVGIQDLTRDLASALKLPVSEGAILTQVNANTPASKAGLKVDDVITAIDGKAVTSGGQLTRIVALKRPGTSSTLTVFRDGQKQDVKVTLGTRPDIEGVATRKSSEDEAQETSRRVGVSLQNLDARTAQQAGFNERQGALVTDVVPGSPADRASLEPGMVVVEANRKPVNNADDLAKAIRAAPAGSTLLLRVATPGGGRLLRALRMP, encoded by the coding sequence ATGAACCGCTCTTCCATCCAGTTCCGGCGTGCCCTGAGCACCGCGCTTCTGTTGTTCGTCCCATCCATCGCGGGGGCCGAGGCGCCGGCGCGGACAACACCGTCCGCACAAGGACAGTCCGGCACGCTCCAGCCCGCCACGCGAGAGGCCCAGGCGCTTCCTTCGCTGGCTCCGTTGGTGGACTCGGTGAAGACCGCGGTGGTCAACGTCGATGTCCAAGCGCGCGGAGGAGGGGGGGGCAGGGGTTCGGAGGACAATCCGCTCTTTGATCGCTTCTTCGGCGGAGGGCGCAAGGAGCAACTGCGCCAGGGCGCGGGTTCGGGGTTCATCATCGAGCCCGCGGGCATCGTCCTCACGAACAACCACGTGGTGGAGGACGCGGTCTCCATCACCGTGCGGTTGGACGATGGACGGTCCTTCTCCGCTTCGGTCGTCGGGCGGGACCCGCTCACGGACGTCGCGCTGGTGAAGATCAAGGAGAAGGTGGAAGGGCTGCCCACGGTGAAGCTAGGGGACTCGGATGCGCTGCGCGTCGGGGACTGGGTGGTGGCCATCGGCAACCCCTTCGGGCTGGCGTCCAGCGTGAGCCTGGGCATCGTCTCCGCTCGCGCGCGCGACATCGGCGCGGGCCCTTATGACGAATTCCTCCAGACGGATGCGGCGATCAACCCGGGCAACTCTGGAGGACCTCTCTTCAACATGAAGGGAGAGGTCGTCGGCATCAACACCGCCATCGTGGGCGGCGGCACGGGCATTGGTTTCGCGGTGCCCAGCAATCTGGTGAAGGCACTGCTGCCGCAATTGGAGAAGGAAGGGTCCGTCACTCGCGCGTGGCTGGGCGTAGGCATCCAGGACCTCACGAGGGACCTGGCCAGCGCGCTCAAGCTCCCGGTGTCCGAGGGTGCCATCCTCACGCAGGTGAACGCGAACACGCCCGCGTCGAAGGCGGGGTTGAAGGTGGACGACGTCATCACCGCCATCGACGGCAAGGCCGTGACGTCGGGTGGTCAGCTCACGCGTATCGTGGCGCTCAAGCGCCCGGGGACCAGCTCCACGCTGACGGTGTTCCGCGATGGGCAGAAGCAAGACGTGAAGGTGACGCTCGGCACGCGCCCCGATATCGAGGGCGTGGCGACGCGCAAGAGTTCGGAGGATGAAGCCCAGGAGACCTCACGCCGCGTGGGCGTCAGCCTCCAGAACCTGGATGCGCGCACCGCGCAACAGGCCGGCTTCAACGAGCGGCAGGGGGCGCTCGTCACGGATGTGGTGCCAGGCTCGCCCGCGGACCGCGCCAGCCTGGAGCCGGGCATGGTGGTGGTGGAGGCCAACCGCAAGCCCGTGAACAACGCGGATGACCTGGCCAAGGCGATTCGCGCCGCGCCCGCGGGGAGCACGTTGCTGCTGCGCGTGGCCACGCCCGGTGGAGGCCGGTTGCTCCGCGCGCTTCGGATGCCGTAG
- a CDS encoding LysM peptidoglycan-binding domain-containing protein gives MRSRILTSLMLSLAVAPAWSALAQQEEGSGPEDTEAGSETEGAEVMDEAPERPSGTTVQLPPGAPKGRDSAPGEVHTVQDGDTLWDLSSRYLGSPWYWPKVWSYNPEIANPHWIYPGNQVRFFGGGEEVPQRVDTGEETPDVAAPTEMATAAVTVTGKIGYDVSSARPVTTQGFVTPRELDEAGRIEGSPNGAHMLSFPDNVYVRFKRNAPAKVGDRYVVFHTTQPVKHPRTGKPLGFLTDFVGTLRVVRVDKGVVTAQIVDTWDGIERGDLVGPYGEKLTDRVAPRPNTKELNATVVTPLVPYLSLLGEHHTVVLDKGSADGVQLGNTFTILRQGDPSRTVLGQMYAKPQSKEDKTLPWEDIGTCMVTEVKERTNNCLMMRSLQEVSPGDRAMMMVSNAPTASR, from the coding sequence ATGCGCTCCCGGATCCTCACCTCGCTGATGTTGAGCCTCGCCGTTGCCCCTGCCTGGAGCGCGCTCGCGCAGCAGGAGGAGGGCAGTGGCCCGGAGGACACCGAGGCTGGCAGCGAGACCGAAGGCGCCGAGGTCATGGACGAGGCGCCCGAGCGCCCCTCCGGCACCACCGTGCAGCTTCCCCCGGGTGCCCCCAAGGGACGTGACAGCGCCCCCGGCGAGGTCCACACGGTGCAGGACGGCGACACGCTGTGGGACCTGTCCTCGCGCTACCTGGGCAGCCCCTGGTACTGGCCGAAGGTCTGGTCCTACAACCCGGAGATCGCCAACCCGCATTGGATCTACCCGGGCAACCAGGTGCGCTTCTTCGGCGGCGGTGAGGAAGTCCCGCAGCGCGTGGACACCGGCGAGGAGACGCCCGACGTGGCCGCTCCGACCGAGATGGCCACCGCCGCGGTGACGGTGACGGGGAAGATCGGCTACGACGTGTCGTCGGCCCGGCCGGTGACGACCCAGGGCTTCGTGACTCCGCGCGAGCTGGACGAGGCGGGCCGCATCGAGGGCTCCCCCAACGGCGCGCACATGCTGTCCTTCCCGGACAACGTCTACGTGCGCTTCAAGCGCAACGCGCCCGCGAAGGTGGGGGACCGCTATGTCGTCTTCCACACGACGCAGCCGGTGAAGCACCCGCGCACGGGCAAGCCGCTGGGCTTCCTGACGGACTTCGTGGGCACGCTGCGCGTGGTGCGCGTGGACAAGGGCGTCGTGACGGCGCAGATCGTCGACACCTGGGACGGCATCGAGCGCGGCGACCTGGTGGGCCCCTACGGTGAGAAGCTCACGGACCGCGTGGCTCCCCGCCCCAACACGAAGGAGCTCAACGCCACCGTCGTGACGCCGCTGGTGCCCTACCTGTCGCTCCTGGGGGAGCACCACACGGTGGTGCTGGACAAGGGCAGCGCGGACGGCGTCCAGCTGGGCAACACCTTCACCATCCTCCGCCAGGGCGACCCGTCCCGGACGGTGCTGGGCCAGATGTACGCCAAGCCTCAGTCCAAGGAGGACAAGACGCTGCCCTGGGAAGACATCGGCACCTGCATGGTGACCGAGGTGAAGGAGCGCACCAACAACTGCCTCATGATGCGCTCGCTCCAGGAGGTCAGCCCGGGTGATCGCGCGATGATGATGGTGAGCAACGCTCCCACCGCCAGCCGCTGA
- the topA gene encoding type I DNA topoisomerase: MATRTKKKAEETEATEEKAPRKATGRTAAKKKPAAKKATAKKAAARRRTTKKGDDDALPTVEADAEEEATPRGKGPHYLVVVESPAKAKTIKKYLGSGYSVKASVGHVKDLPKSKMGVDVEHDFQPEYEVIKGKEKVLNELKKMAKSADKVFLATDPDREGEAIAWHIKEELAHPDAMRVTFNEITKKAIQEAIAQPRELNQDNYDSQQTRRILDRLVGYQISPLLWQKIRRGLSAGRVQSVAVRLIVEREAEIKAFVPEEYWTLDALLEGPSGPPPFKAKLSKVDGKKVELKDRVGTEALVSELQGADFTVAKVDRRERRRNAPAPFITSKLQQEAANRLSFTAKKTMTLAQKLYEGVPLGEEGQTALITYMRTDSTRLSDDAVKQVRELIGTKYGADYLPEEPVVYKSRKSAQDAHEAIRPTSLEYPPERVRPFFEAMDEQDMFRLYELIWNRFVACQMKPAVYDQTSADISAGRATFRASGSTLKFPGYLAVYGAGLTPEEEAEKEKAKAAGDESADGADAVGDLPVLNDGDKLALQKLLHEQHFTQPPPRFSEATLVKELEEKGIGRPSTYAAILSTIQDKKYVEKLEGRFRPTDLGQMTNEMLVKHFPHELDVTFTATMEEKLDQISDGGTSWKSVLHDFYGPFKETLEKAKAEMRDVKREEIKTDIACEKCGNHFVIKFGKMGHFLACSNYPDCKNTKDFKRDAEGKIVIVEEETTDELCEKCSKPMVIKRGRFGRFMACSGYPDCKTSKPISIGVSCPDCKQGYLTERRSGRGKIFFGCNRYPDCRFAAWDRPLAEACPQCASPYLLQKFSKRDGAYVACPNKECGYRREVTEQAGVPTDPGTSSAA, translated from the coding sequence ATGGCCACGCGGACGAAGAAGAAGGCGGAAGAGACTGAGGCGACCGAGGAGAAGGCGCCCCGCAAGGCGACCGGTCGCACGGCCGCCAAGAAGAAGCCTGCGGCCAAGAAGGCCACGGCGAAGAAGGCCGCGGCCCGCCGGCGCACGACGAAGAAGGGGGACGACGACGCGCTGCCCACCGTGGAGGCGGACGCGGAGGAGGAGGCCACTCCGCGCGGCAAGGGGCCGCACTACCTGGTGGTGGTCGAGTCGCCCGCCAAGGCGAAGACCATCAAGAAGTACCTGGGGTCCGGCTACTCGGTGAAGGCGTCCGTGGGCCATGTGAAGGACCTGCCCAAGAGCAAGATGGGCGTCGACGTGGAGCACGACTTCCAGCCCGAGTACGAGGTCATCAAGGGCAAGGAGAAGGTGCTCAACGAGCTCAAGAAGATGGCGAAGTCCGCCGACAAGGTCTTCCTGGCCACGGACCCCGACCGCGAGGGTGAGGCGATCGCCTGGCACATCAAGGAAGAGCTCGCGCATCCGGACGCGATGCGGGTGACCTTCAACGAAATCACCAAGAAGGCCATTCAAGAGGCCATCGCCCAGCCGCGAGAGCTGAACCAGGACAACTACGACTCGCAGCAGACGCGCCGCATCCTGGACCGGCTGGTGGGCTACCAGATCTCCCCGCTGCTCTGGCAGAAGATCCGCCGGGGCCTGTCCGCTGGCCGCGTGCAGTCGGTGGCGGTGCGCCTCATCGTGGAGCGCGAGGCTGAAATCAAGGCCTTCGTCCCCGAGGAGTACTGGACGCTCGACGCGCTCTTGGAGGGTCCCTCCGGCCCGCCGCCGTTCAAGGCCAAGCTGTCCAAGGTCGACGGCAAGAAGGTGGAGCTCAAGGACCGCGTCGGCACGGAGGCGCTCGTCTCCGAGCTGCAGGGGGCCGACTTCACCGTGGCCAAGGTGGACCGCCGCGAGCGCCGCCGCAACGCGCCCGCGCCGTTCATCACCTCCAAGCTCCAGCAGGAGGCCGCCAACCGGCTGTCCTTCACGGCGAAGAAGACGATGACGCTGGCCCAGAAGCTCTACGAGGGTGTGCCCCTCGGCGAGGAAGGCCAGACGGCGCTCATCACGTACATGCGTACCGACTCCACGCGTCTGTCCGACGACGCGGTGAAGCAGGTGCGCGAGCTCATCGGCACCAAGTATGGCGCGGACTACCTGCCCGAGGAGCCGGTCGTCTACAAGTCGCGCAAGAGCGCGCAGGACGCGCACGAAGCCATCCGTCCCACGTCCCTGGAGTACCCGCCGGAGCGGGTGCGGCCCTTCTTCGAGGCCATGGACGAGCAGGACATGTTCCGGCTCTACGAGCTCATCTGGAACCGCTTCGTCGCGTGCCAGATGAAGCCCGCCGTGTATGACCAGACGAGCGCGGACATCTCCGCGGGCCGGGCCACGTTCCGGGCGTCGGGGAGCACGCTGAAGTTCCCCGGCTACCTCGCGGTGTACGGCGCGGGCCTCACGCCGGAGGAAGAGGCGGAGAAGGAGAAGGCCAAGGCCGCGGGCGACGAGAGCGCGGATGGCGCGGACGCGGTGGGCGACCTCCCGGTGCTCAACGACGGCGACAAGCTGGCCCTGCAGAAGCTCCTGCACGAGCAGCACTTCACCCAGCCGCCCCCGCGCTTCAGCGAGGCCACGCTGGTGAAGGAGCTGGAGGAGAAGGGCATTGGCCGTCCGTCCACCTACGCGGCGATTCTCTCCACCATCCAGGACAAGAAGTACGTGGAGAAGCTGGAGGGGCGCTTCCGGCCCACGGACCTGGGGCAGATGACCAACGAGATGCTGGTCAAGCACTTCCCCCACGAACTGGACGTCACCTTCACGGCGACGATGGAGGAGAAGCTCGACCAGATCTCCGACGGTGGCACGAGCTGGAAGTCCGTGCTGCACGACTTCTACGGGCCGTTCAAGGAGACGCTCGAGAAGGCCAAGGCGGAGATGCGCGACGTCAAGCGCGAGGAGATCAAGACCGACATCGCTTGTGAGAAGTGCGGCAACCACTTTGTCATCAAGTTCGGAAAGATGGGGCACTTCCTCGCCTGCTCGAACTACCCCGACTGCAAGAACACCAAGGACTTCAAGCGGGACGCCGAGGGGAAGATCGTCATCGTCGAGGAAGAGACGACGGACGAGCTTTGCGAGAAGTGCTCCAAGCCCATGGTCATCAAGCGCGGCCGGTTCGGGCGCTTCATGGCGTGCTCGGGCTACCCCGACTGCAAGACGTCCAAGCCCATCTCCATCGGGGTGAGCTGCCCAGACTGCAAGCAGGGCTACCTCACGGAGCGCCGCAGCGGCCGCGGGAAGATCTTCTTCGGCTGCAACCGCTACCCGGACTGCCGCTTCGCCGCGTGGGACCGGCCCCTGGCGGAGGCGTGCCCCCAGTGCGCGTCGCCGTATCTGCTCCAGAAGTTCTCCAAGCGGGACGGCGCGTACGTCGCCTGTCCCAACAAGGAGTGTGGCTACCGGCGTGAGGTGACGGAGCAGGCGGGCGTACCCACGGACCCCGGGACGTCGTCCGCGGCCTGA
- a CDS encoding tetratricopeptide repeat protein: protein MLARSAIFRLLAVAPLCALCACATNAASKEEVGALRAELRTLRESQSRLLERLERMEAHAAVERARDSSTSKPAAMVKVTAPEQGEPLSATPELSVVKLKPRYEPAPKLPTQVAVLEPESDQMEMYISAVPDAAPPASGGATMVASREEADPADQADPDVLDADYEKSVSMLRTGNVEGGVERLRRFSEENPRHPRADNALYFSGLGQMGLNEFKAAAKTFERLIATYPAGDAVLDGMLRLAECRMRLNQAADARALYTRVVTQFPGTAAATQAEQRLAALRQ from the coding sequence GTGCTCGCGCGCTCCGCCATCTTCCGCCTGCTCGCCGTCGCGCCCCTGTGCGCGCTGTGCGCATGTGCCACCAACGCCGCCTCGAAAGAGGAGGTGGGGGCGCTGCGAGCGGAGCTGCGCACGCTTCGCGAGTCCCAGTCGCGGTTGTTGGAGCGGCTGGAGCGCATGGAGGCCCACGCCGCCGTAGAGCGTGCCCGGGACTCCTCCACGTCGAAGCCCGCCGCGATGGTGAAGGTCACCGCGCCGGAGCAAGGGGAGCCATTGTCGGCCACGCCCGAGCTGTCGGTGGTGAAGCTCAAGCCTCGCTACGAGCCCGCGCCCAAGCTGCCCACGCAAGTGGCGGTGCTGGAGCCCGAGTCGGACCAGATGGAGATGTACATCAGCGCGGTGCCGGACGCCGCGCCCCCCGCGTCTGGCGGGGCGACGATGGTGGCCTCGCGTGAAGAGGCCGACCCCGCGGACCAGGCCGACCCGGATGTGCTCGACGCGGACTACGAGAAGTCCGTGTCGATGCTGCGCACGGGCAACGTGGAGGGGGGCGTGGAGAGACTGCGCCGCTTCTCCGAGGAGAACCCCCGTCATCCCCGCGCGGACAACGCGCTGTACTTCAGCGGGCTGGGGCAGATGGGGCTCAACGAGTTCAAGGCCGCCGCGAAGACCTTCGAGCGGCTGATCGCCACCTATCCCGCTGGAGATGCCGTGCTGGATGGCATGCTCCGGCTCGCCGAGTGCCGGATGCGGCTCAACCAGGCCGCGGATGCCCGGGCTCTCTACACGCGTGTCGTCACCCAGTTCCCGGGGACGGCCGCCGCCACTCAGGCGGAGCAGCGGCTTGCCGCGCTCCGGCAGTAA
- the pgeF gene encoding peptidoglycan editing factor PgeF, translating to MATELFTSSLLPVPHGFATRAGGVSEGPFASLNLGFSTGDERTKVEENLRRLARAAGAPLGALSRVSQVHGDRVLEARVDASSETLREPEGEADALWTEQGGAWVAVGTADCVPVLLVDPEGRRVAAIHSGWRGTDADISARAVETLVAKGARPERLLAAVGPAIQRCCYEVSAELARRFVDRFGAEVVEEEGGRFRLDLKRAVRETLLRAGLKEAHVDVLQACTACEPSRFFSHRRDAGRTGRHLNFVVNRF from the coding sequence ATGGCGACCGAGCTCTTCACGTCCTCGCTGCTCCCCGTTCCTCACGGTTTTGCAACACGCGCTGGAGGTGTCTCGGAAGGTCCGTTTGCCTCGCTCAACCTGGGCTTCTCCACGGGGGATGAGCGGACGAAGGTGGAGGAGAACCTTCGCAGGCTCGCACGCGCTGCGGGTGCGCCCTTGGGGGCCTTGTCGCGTGTGTCACAGGTTCATGGTGACCGGGTGTTGGAGGCCCGTGTGGACGCATCCTCCGAGACGCTGAGGGAGCCGGAAGGCGAGGCCGACGCGCTGTGGACGGAGCAGGGCGGGGCCTGGGTGGCGGTGGGCACGGCGGACTGTGTCCCCGTGCTGCTGGTGGATCCAGAGGGCAGGCGCGTGGCGGCGATCCACTCGGGGTGGCGGGGGACGGACGCGGATATCAGCGCGCGGGCCGTGGAGACGCTGGTGGCGAAGGGGGCTCGGCCGGAGCGGTTGCTCGCGGCGGTGGGGCCCGCGATTCAGCGGTGCTGCTACGAGGTGTCTGCCGAGCTGGCGCGGCGTTTCGTGGACCGCTTTGGCGCGGAGGTGGTGGAAGAGGAGGGGGGCCGCTTCCGGCTGGACCTCAAGCGGGCCGTGCGAGAGACGCTGCTGCGCGCGGGGCTGAAGGAGGCCCATGTGGACGTGCTACAGGCTTGTACCGCATGTGAGCCCTCTCGGTTCTTCTCCCACCGGCGCGACGCCGGGCGGACGGGGCGTCACCTCAATTTCGTGGTGAACCGGTTCTAG
- a CDS encoding DNA-processing protein DprA: MADAETDSLTAEQQACLALWTVPGLGPRTLAALRVYADEHLSSLASTPVRDWVSEAPVSPQIRRRLLSVERLAPLAEQVMEACHAGEMSVAFAGQPAFPERLREVVDAPPLLFHRGRPGTPRRRVAMVGSRRPDQGFLPFARAFARQVAEGGVGVVSGAAVGVDRACHWGALDAGGETWAFLGSALDVLDPAQAGLLPHFLEGGGVFFSELPPGVRASTTTFPRRNRLISGASDAVLVLRAGAESGSLYTARAGRAQGRTVLAMPGDVRQDGAAGCNALLREGHASACLDVKDVWRAVGVDPGWMVAPEVGDARAGLSAEARGAYAVLDRIPRTFDEVLAGSTLTPAALVGALVELEMTGLVIQHPGRLYEKI; encoded by the coding sequence ATGGCGGACGCAGAGACGGACAGCCTCACGGCGGAACAGCAGGCATGCCTTGCGCTCTGGACCGTTCCCGGCCTGGGGCCGAGGACGCTGGCCGCCTTGCGCGTCTACGCGGACGAACATCTCTCCTCGCTGGCGTCGACCCCGGTGCGAGACTGGGTGTCCGAGGCGCCGGTTTCCCCACAGATTCGCCGCCGGCTCCTGAGCGTGGAGCGGCTGGCGCCCTTGGCGGAGCAGGTGATGGAGGCCTGTCACGCGGGGGAGATGAGCGTGGCCTTCGCGGGGCAGCCGGCGTTTCCGGAGCGGCTCCGGGAGGTGGTGGACGCGCCTCCGTTGCTCTTCCACCGAGGACGGCCCGGGACTCCGCGACGGCGGGTGGCCATGGTGGGCAGCCGTCGCCCGGACCAGGGCTTCCTCCCGTTCGCCCGGGCGTTTGCCCGGCAGGTGGCCGAGGGTGGGGTCGGCGTGGTCTCGGGAGCGGCGGTGGGCGTGGACCGGGCGTGCCACTGGGGCGCGCTGGACGCGGGCGGGGAGACGTGGGCGTTCCTGGGGTCGGCGCTGGATGTGTTGGACCCCGCACAGGCGGGCCTGTTGCCCCACTTCCTGGAGGGGGGCGGGGTGTTCTTCAGCGAGCTTCCGCCCGGTGTGCGGGCCAGCACGACCACTTTTCCGCGTCGCAACCGGCTCATCTCTGGGGCATCGGATGCGGTCCTGGTGCTGCGGGCGGGGGCGGAGTCGGGCAGCTTGTATACGGCGAGGGCGGGGCGGGCGCAGGGGCGGACGGTGCTGGCGATGCCTGGTGACGTGCGCCAGGACGGGGCGGCGGGCTGCAACGCCCTGCTGCGGGAGGGGCACGCGAGCGCGTGCCTGGACGTCAAAGACGTCTGGCGGGCGGTGGGTGTTGACCCTGGGTGGATGGTGGCGCCGGAGGTGGGGGACGCGAGGGCGGGGCTTTCCGCGGAAGCGCGGGGGGCCTATGCGGTGTTGGACCGGATTCCCCGGACATTCGATGAGGTGCTGGCCGGGAGCACCCTCACGCCGGCGGCGCTGGTGGGCGCGCTGGTGGAGCTGGAGATGACGGGGCTGGTCATCCAGCACCCGGGCAGGCTGTACGAGAAGATCTAG
- a CDS encoding diguanylate cyclase: protein MPLGPDTVGRKLLWSIALPGLVVALLGVGHFWREARMAVQDATQVESLALAEFVASTFLLANGPGAPAHGAVAEVLHSDTRLFRSVADVRVLTLDGRVRWSREPSEVGTQHPEAARLTRPGPETARSADGVTEVVRPLGGPECGSCHASGDIPGASVLQMRMTEPALHQQLTGVFGRALGSMALFAVALAGVIALSLHFNLTRPLRRLSSAMGRAAAGDLLVRADARGMDEISRLAAAFNQMLARLTAMKAEEIDTHRDLELVKEKLALKDELEERLRELSLLFDVTRSLNATLELDELLEAVTRLVVERLQIPEFSIMLLNTEGSLEVRQAWPEHRGAEGLVFALGEGACGRAAQTHKAVYLPDVTDPTSVFARRGLVVEAMDTGSLLALPMVHAGSLLGVVNFQRPVVASFSAGEIELLTAVADIAAAAVKNARLHAETVKLTMTDPLTGVPNRRHLFQRMELELARAQRFGTPLALLMVDVDHFKRLNDLAGHRVGDETLRRVCDILRSRVRKVDTLARYGGEEFVILLPQATKNDAVDVAEKLRRAVADTVVLTQPGLPGGHVTVSVGVAHYPTDATSQEGLVDSADAALYCSKRTGRNRTTPFELGMEIHPGRERGPHAPPAEAATPVPPGGIAKA from the coding sequence ATGCCCCTGGGACCCGACACCGTAGGTCGCAAGCTGCTGTGGAGCATCGCTCTCCCGGGTCTGGTGGTGGCGTTGCTTGGCGTCGGGCACTTCTGGCGCGAAGCACGAATGGCGGTCCAGGACGCCACTCAAGTGGAGTCGCTCGCGCTCGCGGAGTTCGTGGCCTCCACGTTCCTGCTCGCGAATGGGCCCGGTGCTCCCGCACACGGCGCGGTGGCGGAGGTGCTCCACTCGGACACGCGGTTGTTCCGCTCGGTGGCGGACGTGCGAGTGCTGACACTGGATGGGCGCGTGCGCTGGTCTCGCGAGCCCTCCGAGGTGGGGACGCAGCACCCGGAGGCCGCTCGGCTCACCCGCCCCGGTCCCGAGACGGCGCGCTCGGCGGACGGAGTCACTGAAGTCGTCCGCCCGCTGGGTGGACCGGAGTGCGGAAGCTGTCACGCGAGCGGAGACATCCCGGGCGCCAGCGTGCTGCAGATGCGGATGACGGAGCCCGCGCTGCACCAGCAATTGACGGGGGTGTTTGGTCGCGCGCTGGGGTCCATGGCGCTGTTCGCCGTGGCGCTCGCTGGAGTCATCGCCCTCTCGCTGCACTTCAACCTCACGCGGCCGCTTCGCCGCTTGAGCTCCGCCATGGGGCGCGCGGCCGCGGGAGACCTGTTGGTCCGAGCGGATGCTCGCGGCATGGATGAAATCTCCCGTCTGGCGGCGGCCTTCAATCAGATGCTCGCGCGCCTCACGGCGATGAAGGCTGAGGAGATCGACACCCACCGCGACCTGGAGCTGGTGAAGGAGAAACTGGCGCTCAAGGACGAGCTCGAGGAGAGGCTGCGGGAGCTGTCACTGTTGTTCGATGTGACGCGCTCGCTCAACGCCACGCTGGAGCTGGATGAGCTGCTGGAGGCCGTCACGCGCCTGGTGGTCGAACGGCTCCAGATTCCTGAGTTCTCCATCATGCTCCTCAACACGGAGGGCTCGCTCGAGGTGCGCCAGGCGTGGCCGGAGCATCGCGGCGCGGAGGGACTGGTGTTCGCCCTCGGCGAAGGCGCCTGTGGCCGCGCGGCCCAGACACACAAGGCCGTTTACCTGCCGGACGTCACGGACCCCACCAGCGTCTTCGCGCGCCGAGGACTCGTGGTGGAGGCGATGGACACGGGCTCGCTGCTCGCTCTGCCCATGGTGCACGCGGGCAGCCTGCTGGGCGTGGTGAACTTCCAGCGCCCCGTGGTGGCGAGCTTCTCCGCGGGAGAAATCGAGTTGCTCACCGCGGTGGCGGATATCGCGGCGGCCGCGGTGAAGAACGCCCGGCTGCACGCCGAGACGGTGAAGCTCACCATGACGGACCCGCTGACGGGGGTGCCCAACCGGCGTCACCTCTTCCAGCGGATGGAGTTGGAGCTGGCGCGCGCGCAGCGCTTCGGCACGCCCCTGGCGCTGCTCATGGTGGATGTGGACCACTTCAAGCGCCTCAACGACCTGGCCGGCCACCGCGTGGGTGATGAGACCCTGCGCCGCGTCTGCGACATCCTCCGCTCGAGGGTGCGCAAGGTGGACACGCTCGCGCGCTACGGCGGCGAGGAGTTCGTCATCCTCCTTCCCCAGGCCACCAAGAATGACGCGGTGGACGTGGCGGAGAAGCTGCGCCGCGCGGTGGCGGACACGGTGGTCCTCACCCAGCCAGGACTGCCGGGGGGCCATGTCACCGTCTCCGTGGGCGTGGCCCACTACCCCACCGACGCCACCTCGCAGGAGGGGCTGGTCGATAGCGCGGACGCCGCCCTGTATTGCAGCAAGCGCACGGGCCGCAATCGCACGACGCCGTTCGAGCTGGGCATGGAGATCCACCCAGGCCGCGAGCGCGGCCCCCATGCGCCTCCCGCCGAAGCGGCGACGCCCGTCCCTCCCGGCGGCATCGCCAAGGCCTAG